In the genome of Hymenobacter cellulosivorans, one region contains:
- the ribD gene encoding bifunctional diaminohydroxyphosphoribosylaminopyrimidine deaminase/5-amino-6-(5-phosphoribosylamino)uracil reductase RibD produces the protein MTDFDVLMMRRALDLARLGTGYARPNPLVGCVVTHEGRIIGEGWHRQYGGPHAEVNALAAVADQRLLAHSRVYVTLEPCSHFGKTPPCADLLIAKGVKEVVVCNLDPNPLVAGRGLEKLRAAGIHVETGLLEAEGRWLNRRFFTFQEKNRPYVVLKWAETADGYLAGPYFQPVRISGPLAQAAVHQWRTEEQAILIGTRTALHDNPRLNAREWPGQNPIRVVIDKNLSLPPTHHLFDGQQPTLVYTYRERATKDNLGYITLSEADDLFPQLFANLYQRNVQSVLVEGGPTVLSSLLRDGLWDEMRILRSRQKLGGGIAAPKHGLSGLHEQFTLGDDDVFVYYNR, from the coding sequence ATGACCGACTTTGACGTTTTAATGATGCGCCGCGCCCTGGACCTGGCCCGCCTGGGTACCGGCTACGCCCGGCCCAACCCGCTGGTCGGCTGCGTGGTCACGCACGAAGGCCGCATCATCGGGGAAGGCTGGCACCGGCAGTACGGCGGGCCCCACGCCGAGGTCAACGCCCTGGCCGCCGTGGCCGACCAGCGCCTATTGGCCCACAGCCGGGTGTATGTCACGCTGGAGCCCTGCTCCCACTTTGGCAAAACCCCGCCCTGCGCCGATTTGCTTATTGCCAAAGGGGTGAAGGAAGTAGTAGTCTGCAACCTCGACCCCAACCCGCTGGTAGCCGGTCGGGGCCTGGAAAAGCTACGGGCTGCCGGCATCCACGTCGAAACTGGGCTGCTGGAAGCCGAAGGCCGCTGGCTGAACCGCCGGTTTTTTACCTTCCAGGAAAAAAACCGGCCCTATGTGGTGCTGAAGTGGGCTGAAACGGCGGATGGCTACCTGGCTGGCCCCTACTTTCAGCCGGTGCGCATCAGCGGGCCGCTGGCGCAGGCCGCCGTGCACCAGTGGCGCACCGAGGAGCAGGCCATTCTCATTGGCACCCGCACCGCCCTGCACGACAATCCCCGCCTCAACGCCCGGGAATGGCCGGGGCAGAACCCGATTCGGGTCGTTATCGACAAAAACCTGAGTCTACCCCCAACCCATCATTTGTTCGACGGTCAGCAGCCTACGCTAGTGTACACCTACCGGGAGCGGGCCACCAAGGACAATCTGGGCTACATCACTCTATCGGAGGCCGACGACCTGTTTCCTCAGCTTTTTGCCAACCTCTACCAACGCAATGTGCAGTCGGTGTTGGTGGAAGGCGGGCCCACGGTGCTCAGCTCCCTGCTGCGCGACGGACTCTGGGACGAAATGCGGATTCTGCGCAGCCGCCAAAAGCTGGGCGGCGGCATTGCGGCACCCAAACACGGCCTTTCGGGCTTGCACGAGCAGTTCACCCTCGGCGACGACGACGTTTTTGTGTACTACAATCGGTAA
- a CDS encoding Glu/Leu/Phe/Val family dehydrogenase, with product MAATTVYKEPAPIMDRENPLESMMSRFNIAAEILGLDDSTYNVLKAPDKQVIVNIPVTMDNGKVRVFEGYRVVHNTILGPSKGGIRYDMNVHIDEVKALAAWMTWKCAVVDIPYGGAKGGIICDPTAMSPGEIERLTRGYTLAMKDVFGPDRDIPAPDMGTGPREMAWLMDEFSKTVGATSPAVVTGKPLVMGGSLGRTEATGRGVMVSALAAMSKLGMKPEESSAVVQGFGNVGSWAAKLLAEKGVKIKGVSDISGAYWNDNGINIDEAIAYKNVHNGRLEGYTGATLMNADELLLADVDVLVPAAVEDVITEHNAHDIKAKLIVEGANGPTSASADPIINEKGIMVVPDILANSGGVTVSYFEWVQNRLGYKWSEDMVIERAERIMTDAFEKVYATSQKYNVPMRIAAYVVAIDKVAQTYKFRGGF from the coding sequence ATGGCTGCCACCACGGTGTACAAAGAGCCGGCTCCAATCATGGACCGTGAAAATCCCTTAGAATCAATGATGTCGCGCTTCAATATCGCGGCGGAGATTCTAGGACTCGACGATTCAACGTATAACGTCCTCAAAGCGCCCGACAAGCAGGTTATCGTCAACATTCCCGTGACGATGGACAATGGCAAGGTGCGCGTATTCGAAGGCTACCGCGTGGTGCACAACACCATCCTGGGCCCTTCGAAAGGCGGTATCCGCTACGACATGAACGTGCACATCGACGAAGTAAAGGCCCTGGCGGCCTGGATGACGTGGAAGTGCGCCGTGGTTGATATTCCCTACGGCGGTGCCAAGGGTGGTATCATCTGCGACCCGACGGCCATGAGCCCCGGCGAAATCGAGCGTCTGACCCGCGGCTACACCCTGGCCATGAAGGACGTGTTTGGCCCCGACCGCGACATTCCGGCTCCCGACATGGGCACCGGTCCCCGCGAAATGGCCTGGCTGATGGACGAATTCAGCAAGACGGTAGGTGCCACCTCACCAGCGGTGGTTACTGGCAAGCCCCTCGTGATGGGTGGCTCCCTGGGCCGCACCGAGGCTACCGGCCGCGGGGTAATGGTATCGGCCCTGGCCGCTATGAGCAAGCTGGGCATGAAGCCTGAAGAGTCGTCGGCCGTAGTGCAGGGCTTCGGCAACGTAGGCTCCTGGGCTGCTAAGCTGCTGGCTGAGAAAGGCGTGAAAATCAAGGGCGTGTCCGACATCAGCGGGGCCTACTGGAACGACAACGGCATCAACATCGACGAAGCCATTGCTTATAAGAACGTTCACAACGGCCGCCTTGAAGGCTACACCGGCGCTACGCTGATGAACGCCGATGAGCTGCTGCTCGCCGACGTTGACGTGCTGGTGCCCGCCGCCGTGGAAGACGTCATTACCGAGCACAACGCCCACGACATCAAGGCCAAGCTCATCGTGGAAGGTGCTAACGGCCCCACCTCTGCCTCCGCTGACCCTATCATCAACGAAAAGGGCATCATGGTAGTGCCCGACATCCTGGCCAACTCCGGTGGCGTAACAGTGTCCTACTTCGAGTGGGTACAAAACCGCCTCGGCTACAAGTGGAGCGAGGACATGGTGATTGAGCGCGCCGAGCGCATCATGACCGATGCCTTCGAGAAAGTGTACGCTACAAGCCAGAAGTATAACGTGCCGATGCGTATCGCCGCCTACGTGGTAGCTATCGACAAAGTAGCCCAGACATACAAGTTCCGCGGCGGTTTCTAA
- a CDS encoding outer membrane beta-barrel protein: MTKSSGLLVAFLLSTAAASAQTTYRLGVRVGGNLANTTEKGTARTIINASSSSSKSPIVSGQVGVVLAVERGKFAFQPALLFSQKGTKIKASNTIADPTTGYEFRRKGHTTVRYSWLEMPLNVVYTLPGETGLQVFAGPYVAVGVGGRARTTINNSTTDPGSYTEPITSYSSKITYGRDETTGSTASIRNFYSRRFDTGFNVGLGYRRGPVQVQAGYGVGLVNLYYSKAGGDNEQSGNNRVAQLTGTYFFK; this comes from the coding sequence ATGACTAAATCCTCCGGCTTACTAGTAGCCTTTCTGTTGAGCACTGCCGCGGCTTCGGCCCAAACTACTTACCGGCTTGGTGTGCGCGTGGGTGGCAACCTGGCCAACACAACTGAGAAAGGCACAGCGCGCACTATTATCAATGCCTCAAGCTCCTCCAGCAAGTCGCCCATTGTGTCGGGGCAAGTAGGCGTAGTGCTGGCAGTAGAACGGGGTAAGTTTGCTTTTCAGCCCGCTTTGCTCTTCTCACAAAAAGGCACTAAAATTAAAGCAAGCAACACCATCGCAGACCCGACAACAGGCTATGAGTTTCGCCGGAAGGGGCACACTACTGTGCGCTACAGCTGGTTGGAAATGCCCTTAAATGTCGTGTATACCTTACCAGGGGAAACTGGTCTGCAGGTTTTTGCCGGACCTTATGTGGCCGTAGGTGTCGGGGGGAGAGCCCGAACGACTATTAACAACAGCACCACTGACCCCGGTTCATATACCGAGCCGATTACCAGTTACAGCTCCAAAATCACCTACGGCCGTGATGAAACCACTGGTAGCACGGCTTCTATCCGTAACTTCTATTCCCGGCGCTTCGATACCGGTTTCAACGTGGGCCTAGGTTACCGCCGGGGCCCGGTGCAGGTGCAGGCTGGCTATGGTGTCGGCTTGGTGAACCTGTACTATAGCAAAGCCGGCGGCGACAACGAACAAAGCGGCAACAACCGGGTAGCCCAGTTGACGGGCACTTATTTCTTTAAGTGA
- a CDS encoding lipid A deacylase LpxR family protein: MLVRRWLIPLLLLPLGTLAQQKAADSVSTDRLVFYTFANDAFFRTDYYFTQGMTLNLVLPGLRKSPVNKILLPGPPASIRHYGVKLHYDGFTPLRIQDDTIRRGDRPYASYIYATLYRTATSPAAKRRLTSGLSFGFIGPAAGAKGFQTKVHELLDAPTPRGWDYQIRNDVVLGYEARVEQQILAVGRAVEVIGQGQASLGTLNTFAGGGLLVRVGKMTPYFQNLGLASRANRAGLAKFQLYATGLAEGRLVGYNATMQGGLFNRASPYTLPASDIKRVVGQGTVSLVAAYAGLSFRTSAVWITPEFRGSRHHAWVQFGLGVAF, encoded by the coding sequence ATGCTCGTTCGTCGTTGGTTGATTCCCCTGCTTCTATTGCCGCTGGGCACACTTGCGCAGCAAAAAGCTGCCGACAGCGTCAGCACTGACCGGCTGGTATTCTATACTTTCGCCAACGACGCCTTCTTCCGCACCGATTACTACTTCACCCAGGGTATGACGCTGAACCTGGTGCTGCCCGGGCTTAGGAAGTCGCCGGTCAATAAAATCCTGCTGCCGGGCCCGCCAGCCAGCATCCGGCACTACGGCGTGAAGCTGCACTACGACGGCTTCACCCCCCTGCGCATCCAGGACGACACCATCCGGCGCGGCGACCGACCTTACGCGTCCTATATCTACGCCACGCTCTACCGCACTGCGACCAGCCCTGCCGCAAAACGCCGGCTGACTTCAGGGCTGAGTTTTGGTTTCATTGGGCCGGCCGCTGGTGCCAAGGGCTTTCAGACCAAAGTGCACGAGCTGCTGGATGCACCCACGCCCCGCGGCTGGGATTACCAGATTCGGAACGACGTGGTGCTGGGCTACGAAGCCCGTGTTGAGCAGCAAATACTGGCCGTGGGCCGGGCAGTAGAGGTTATTGGGCAGGGGCAGGCCTCGCTCGGCACGCTCAATACCTTTGCCGGCGGAGGACTGCTCGTGCGGGTGGGCAAAATGACGCCTTACTTCCAGAATCTGGGTTTGGCTTCCCGGGCAAACCGAGCCGGCTTGGCCAAGTTCCAACTGTATGCTACCGGGCTGGCCGAGGGCCGGCTCGTGGGCTACAACGCTACAATGCAAGGTGGCCTTTTCAACCGCGCCAGCCCCTACACCCTGCCCGCCTCGGATATTAAACGGGTAGTAGGACAGGGAACAGTAAGCCTGGTAGCTGCCTACGCTGGCCTTAGCTTCCGCACTTCGGCCGTCTGGATTACGCCTGAATTCCGCGGCAGCCGCCACCACGCCTGGGTGCAGTTTGGGCTAGGCGTAGCGTTTTAA
- the prmC gene encoding peptide chain release factor N(5)-glutamine methyltransferase, with amino-acid sequence MPTVRQLTTALAAALHAVYPAPEADSIAGLVVEHLLQLSPLQRRMQAAEEVPEEVAAQATRVQERLLLHEPVQYVLGVAHFAGLELEVTPATLIPRPETEELVALIIAEQQGRAELAIVDIGTGSGCIPIVLQQTLRPKRTVGLDISAAALEVARRNAARYQSPVEFIHTDILTQEPVEITAGSVAVLVSNPPYVLENERPLMRPNVLNFEPATALFVPNHDPLLFYRRIGELGRRWLRPGGGLYFEINEQYAAELVALLQSQGYTTVEPRQDIFGKDRMVRATWIG; translated from the coding sequence ATGCCTACCGTCCGCCAACTGACTACCGCGCTGGCCGCTGCCCTGCACGCCGTGTACCCGGCGCCGGAAGCCGACAGCATTGCCGGCCTGGTAGTAGAGCACCTACTACAACTCTCGCCCCTACAGCGCCGAATGCAGGCCGCAGAGGAGGTGCCAGAAGAAGTAGCGGCGCAAGCCACCCGGGTTCAGGAGCGGCTGCTGCTGCACGAGCCAGTGCAGTACGTGTTGGGCGTAGCGCACTTTGCCGGCCTGGAGCTGGAAGTCACGCCCGCCACCCTGATTCCGCGGCCCGAAACGGAGGAGCTGGTTGCCTTAATTATTGCCGAGCAGCAAGGGCGGGCAGAGTTGGCTATTGTGGACATTGGCACCGGCAGCGGCTGTATTCCCATTGTCTTGCAGCAGACGCTGCGGCCTAAGCGTACCGTAGGCCTGGATATTTCCGCCGCCGCCTTGGAAGTGGCCCGCCGCAATGCCGCCCGCTACCAGAGCCCGGTGGAATTCATCCACACTGATATTCTAACCCAGGAACCGGTCGAAATTACGGCTGGGTCCGTAGCCGTACTGGTCAGCAACCCGCCGTACGTCCTGGAAAATGAGCGGCCCCTGATGCGGCCCAACGTGCTGAACTTCGAGCCGGCTACTGCTCTGTTTGTGCCCAACCACGACCCCCTGCTGTTTTACCGCCGCATTGGGGAGCTGGGCCGGCGCTGGCTGCGGCCGGGCGGCGGCCTGTATTTTGAAATCAACGAACAGTACGCCGCCGAGCTGGTGGCGCTGCTGCAAAGCCAGGGCTATACTACGGTTGAGCCGCGTCAGGATATTTTCGGCAAAGACCGGATGGTGCGTGCCACCTGGATAGGGTAA
- a CDS encoding GAF domain-containing protein, which translates to MAEELILDTTLTKAEKYRQLLPQIEALTTGEPDLVANLANTAAALRQAFGFFWVGFYLVKNDELVLGPFQGPIACTRIRKGKGVCGSSWAQAQTLLVPDVEQFPGHIACSSESKSEIVVPILKDGQVVAVLDVDSDQLNDFDQDDQTALEQLMQLAATWF; encoded by the coding sequence ATGGCTGAAGAACTCATTCTCGATACCACGCTTACCAAGGCCGAAAAATACCGCCAGCTCCTGCCCCAGATTGAGGCCCTGACCACCGGTGAACCAGATTTGGTAGCTAATCTGGCCAATACTGCCGCCGCCCTGCGTCAGGCCTTCGGCTTTTTCTGGGTCGGCTTTTACCTCGTCAAAAACGACGAGCTGGTCCTTGGTCCTTTCCAGGGCCCGATTGCCTGCACCCGCATCCGCAAGGGCAAAGGCGTGTGTGGCAGCAGCTGGGCTCAGGCCCAAACCCTGCTCGTGCCCGACGTAGAGCAGTTTCCTGGCCACATTGCCTGCAGTTCCGAGTCCAAGTCGGAAATCGTGGTGCCCATCCTGAAGGACGGGCAGGTCGTGGCTGTGCTCGATGTAGACAGTGACCAGCTCAACGACTTCGACCAGGACGACCAGACCGCGCTGGAGCAGCTGATGCAGCTGGCCGCCACCTGGTTCTAG
- a CDS encoding phosphatidate cytidylyltransferase yields the protein MSEPSSSPAVPTEAPADGKKPMSNLAQRVIFGVIGAVLLLGSVWYGSWTFALFFAAVQAKMLHEFYRMMREAGYKPAAILGICISLLIFFTVFIEKQFAHYDGGPENRIVRAAELTLIALALLLSVLLLLREMSAWPRENQSVVPFANVGVNLLGLFYVSLPMSLLSVVAFSGNSAEYDYRRIFALLFLVWCSDIGAYAAGKTFGKHKLAPSISPGKTWEGAIGGFLLTLVMGWALGFWLTDLSLPYRLVAAGTVAVFGPLGDLAESMLKRSVDIKDSGTIMPGHGGLLDRFDAFLFILPVLAVLQLLFGG from the coding sequence TTGTCCGAGCCCTCCTCCTCGCCCGCTGTTCCCACCGAAGCTCCTGCCGACGGAAAAAAGCCCATGTCCAACCTGGCCCAGCGCGTCATCTTCGGCGTCATTGGGGCCGTGCTGCTGCTGGGCTCCGTGTGGTATGGCTCCTGGACGTTTGCCCTGTTCTTCGCCGCCGTGCAGGCCAAGATGCTGCACGAGTTTTACCGCATGATGCGCGAAGCGGGCTACAAACCGGCCGCTATTTTGGGTATCTGCATTAGCCTGCTGATTTTCTTCACCGTTTTCATCGAAAAGCAGTTTGCGCACTACGACGGCGGCCCCGAAAACCGCATTGTTCGGGCCGCGGAGCTCACGCTGATTGCCTTGGCTTTACTGCTTTCTGTGCTACTACTGTTGCGCGAGATGTCAGCCTGGCCGCGGGAGAATCAGTCGGTTGTTCCCTTTGCCAACGTGGGTGTCAATCTGCTTGGGCTCTTCTACGTCAGCCTGCCCATGAGCTTGCTTAGTGTAGTCGCCTTTTCCGGTAATTCGGCCGAGTACGACTACCGCCGCATCTTCGCCCTGCTCTTCCTGGTCTGGTGCTCTGATATTGGGGCTTACGCCGCCGGCAAAACCTTTGGCAAGCATAAGCTGGCGCCCAGCATTTCGCCCGGCAAAACCTGGGAAGGGGCCATCGGCGGCTTCCTGCTCACCCTGGTCATGGGCTGGGCCCTGGGCTTCTGGCTCACCGACCTTTCCCTGCCGTACCGCCTCGTAGCGGCCGGTACCGTGGCCGTCTTCGGCCCTCTGGGTGACCTGGCCGAGTCTATGCTCAAGCGCAGCGTGGATATCAAGGACTCGGGCACCATCATGCCCGGCCACGGCGGCCTGCTCGACCGGTTCGACGCCTTCCTCTTCATCCTGCCCGTACTGGCCGTGTTGCAGCTGCTTTTCGGTGGGTAG
- a CDS encoding phosphatidylserine decarboxylase family protein encodes MKIHKEGRRILFFTLLALLALNLLLFQFNARAVTFNRIFAGASVIAFLLLLQFFRSPFRNLLTHEDLLIAPADGKVVVIEDVHEPEYFDDMRKQISIFMSPINVHITRNPISGIVRYFKYHPGNYLVAWHPKSSTKNERTTVVVQSEAGPMVLFRQIAGAMARRIVWYVNEGDEVSQGEEFGFIKFGSRVDLFVPLDTEVKVQIGEKVKGGQTVIAQLKT; translated from the coding sequence ATGAAGATTCACAAAGAAGGACGACGCATACTTTTCTTCACGTTGCTGGCCCTGCTGGCCCTCAACCTGCTGCTGTTCCAGTTCAACGCCCGCGCCGTCACCTTCAACCGGATTTTTGCCGGCGCCTCCGTCATTGCCTTCCTGCTGCTGCTACAGTTTTTTCGCAGCCCCTTCCGCAACCTGCTTACTCACGAAGACTTGCTCATCGCCCCCGCCGATGGTAAAGTGGTGGTAATCGAGGACGTGCATGAGCCGGAGTACTTCGACGACATGCGCAAGCAGATCAGCATCTTCATGTCGCCAATTAACGTGCACATTACCCGCAACCCGATTTCGGGCATCGTGCGTTACTTCAAGTACCACCCCGGCAACTACCTCGTGGCCTGGCACCCCAAGAGCAGCACCAAAAACGAGCGGACAACGGTCGTGGTGCAGTCGGAAGCCGGTCCCATGGTGTTGTTCCGCCAGATTGCCGGCGCTATGGCCCGCCGCATCGTGTGGTATGTGAATGAGGGCGACGAAGTAAGCCAAGGCGAAGAGTTCGGCTTCATCAAGTTCGGCTCCCGCGTCGATTTGTTTGTGCCCCTCGATACGGAGGTGAAAGTGCAGATCGGGGAGAAGGTAAAGGGTGGACAGACCGTCATTGCCCAGCTTAAAACCTGA
- the dusB gene encoding tRNA dihydrouridine synthase DusB — MVHIRDLALPDFPLLLAPMEDVSDPPFRAVCKANGADLMYTEFISSEGLIRDAAKSRKKLDVFDYERPIGIQLFGSDVDTMGECARISTLAGPDLIDINYGCPVKQVACRGAGAALLRDIPKMVQMTEAVVKATHLPVTVKTRLGWDENTLNVEEVAERLQDIGIEALTVHGRTRVQMYKGDADWRLIAKIKENPRIKIPIFGNGDIDSPEKALEYKNRYGVDGIMIGRASIGYPWIFREIKHFVATGEKLAPPTVEERVAMCRMHFEKSIEWKGERSGILEMRRHYAQYFRGLEGAKQWRMRLVDTYSVDEIHAILAEISAAEPMLVG, encoded by the coding sequence GTGGTACACATCCGCGACCTTGCCCTGCCTGATTTTCCCTTGCTTTTAGCGCCCATGGAGGACGTATCCGACCCGCCGTTCCGGGCCGTGTGCAAAGCCAACGGGGCCGATTTGATGTACACCGAGTTTATTTCCTCGGAAGGCCTGATTCGGGACGCGGCCAAAAGCCGTAAGAAGCTCGACGTGTTCGATTACGAGCGACCCATCGGCATTCAGCTCTTTGGCTCCGACGTGGATACCATGGGCGAGTGTGCCCGCATCAGCACCCTGGCTGGCCCCGATTTGATTGACATCAACTACGGCTGCCCGGTAAAGCAGGTAGCCTGCCGGGGCGCCGGGGCTGCCCTACTGCGCGACATTCCCAAGATGGTGCAGATGACTGAGGCCGTGGTAAAAGCCACCCACCTGCCCGTGACGGTAAAAACCCGCCTGGGCTGGGACGAAAACACCCTGAACGTGGAGGAAGTAGCCGAGCGGCTCCAGGATATCGGCATCGAGGCCCTGACCGTGCACGGCCGCACCCGGGTGCAGATGTACAAGGGCGACGCCGACTGGCGCCTGATTGCCAAAATCAAGGAAAATCCCCGCATCAAAATCCCAATTTTTGGCAACGGTGACATCGACTCGCCCGAAAAAGCCCTGGAGTACAAAAACCGCTACGGCGTCGACGGCATCATGATTGGGCGCGCCAGCATTGGCTACCCCTGGATTTTCCGCGAAATCAAGCACTTCGTGGCTACCGGCGAAAAGCTGGCCCCGCCCACGGTGGAGGAGCGCGTGGCCATGTGCCGCATGCACTTCGAGAAAAGCATCGAGTGGAAGGGAGAGCGGTCTGGTATCCTGGAAATGCGCCGGCACTACGCCCAGTACTTCCGCGGCCTGGAAGGTGCCAAGCAGTGGCGCATGCGCCTAGTTGATACCTACTCGGTAGACGAAATACACGCTATTCTGGCCGAAATTTCGGCGGCCGAGCCAATGCTGGTTGGATAG
- a CDS encoding DMT family transporter: protein MSSTPTAPAVTVAPEATPVASPPPHRTPASAWVLLIVLATIWGTSFILMKKGLVVFSAMELGATRVTVAALILLPFALKHLPQLERSRVKWLLLSGVVGTLIPAFLFAYAETKLASGLAGVLNALTAVFTLLVGALFFGQKLTPLRVAGIVLGLVGTVVLMLLGGSGGEATPTGEGNAWYGLYIVLATAGYGVSVNVIKNRLHGIPPLAVTGLLLLYIGGPAVVYLLLGTEFLYKLQHVPGAWTAFGYIALLATMSTAVAMVLFNKLIQQSTALFAASNTYLVPIMALTWGVLDGEDFNHWHLLGMVIILVSVAIIHRAK from the coding sequence ATGTCCTCCACCCCTACCGCCCCGGCCGTTACTGTTGCTCCCGAAGCCACGCCGGTAGCTTCGCCCCCGCCCCACCGCACGCCGGCCTCAGCCTGGGTGCTGCTTATCGTGCTGGCTACCATCTGGGGCACGTCGTTTATTCTGATGAAGAAGGGACTGGTGGTGTTTTCGGCCATGGAGCTGGGGGCTACGCGCGTCACGGTAGCAGCCCTGATTCTGCTGCCTTTTGCCCTGAAGCACCTGCCGCAGTTGGAGCGCAGCCGGGTAAAGTGGCTGTTGCTCAGTGGCGTAGTCGGCACCCTGATTCCGGCGTTTCTGTTTGCCTACGCCGAAACCAAGCTGGCCTCGGGCCTGGCCGGGGTGCTCAACGCCCTGACGGCGGTATTCACGCTGCTGGTGGGTGCTTTATTCTTCGGGCAGAAGCTCACGCCGCTGCGGGTAGCTGGTATTGTGCTTGGCCTGGTAGGTACGGTAGTGCTGATGCTGCTGGGCGGCAGCGGCGGAGAAGCCACGCCCACCGGGGAAGGCAATGCGTGGTACGGGCTCTACATCGTGCTGGCTACGGCGGGCTACGGAGTGAGCGTCAACGTGATTAAAAACCGCCTGCACGGCATTCCGCCCCTAGCCGTGACGGGCCTGCTGCTGCTCTACATTGGCGGACCGGCGGTGGTTTATCTGCTGCTGGGCACCGAGTTCCTTTACAAGCTGCAGCACGTACCCGGGGCCTGGACGGCCTTTGGCTACATTGCCCTGCTGGCTACCATGAGCACGGCCGTGGCCATGGTGCTGTTCAACAAGCTCATTCAGCAGTCGACGGCTCTGTTTGCGGCTTCTAATACCTACCTGGTGCCCATCATGGCCCTGACCTGGGGCGTGCTGGATGGCGAAGATTTTAATCACTGGCACCTGCTGGGCATGGTTATTATCCTGGTAAGCGTAGCCATTATTCACCGGGCCAAGTAA
- a CDS encoding CPBP family intramembrane glutamic endopeptidase, producing the protein MILIGLALVFLSVGALVASVLTKLFFGIGLLEMGDAAQNPQNYPNSWGAIMLSQGVTLVFGLAGAALALVWLTGRSWREYLMPRRSVSAVWFVAAAAIVILALPLMAYLIEWNSQAHVPKFLEGSWLTRFGTWALAKEEELKKTTAFMTRFSSPGRFGVAVLVIAAGAAIGEELFFRGVLQRNLVEWFRSRHVGVFVAAAIFSAIHMQFLGFVPRFVLGLILGYLYEWSGNILVPMTAHFTQNAFQLLLVYVQQQQWTASAFDPDSTDSIPWYLVLLSVLFVGAILYFLHQRSQQGPAEMHTLSAGGVAVASPETAPAETRTLGSKGIEADRK; encoded by the coding sequence TTGATCTTAATCGGTCTGGCCTTGGTCTTTTTGAGCGTGGGGGCTTTGGTAGCTAGCGTACTCACGAAGCTCTTCTTTGGTATTGGCTTGCTGGAAATGGGCGATGCGGCCCAGAACCCGCAGAACTACCCCAATAGCTGGGGGGCCATCATGCTCAGTCAGGGCGTTACGCTGGTGTTTGGGTTGGCCGGGGCCGCTTTGGCGCTGGTGTGGCTTACGGGCCGTTCGTGGCGGGAGTACCTGATGCCCCGCCGCTCGGTTTCGGCCGTCTGGTTTGTGGCCGCCGCCGCCATCGTGATTCTGGCCCTGCCCCTTATGGCTTATCTGATTGAGTGGAACTCCCAGGCCCACGTGCCCAAGTTTCTGGAAGGGTCCTGGCTGACGCGGTTTGGAACGTGGGCGCTGGCCAAGGAAGAAGAGCTGAAAAAGACGACGGCCTTCATGACCCGATTCAGCTCGCCAGGGCGGTTTGGCGTGGCCGTGCTCGTCATTGCGGCTGGTGCTGCTATAGGGGAGGAGTTATTTTTCCGGGGTGTGCTGCAGCGCAACTTGGTAGAGTGGTTTAGGTCGCGGCACGTGGGCGTGTTTGTGGCCGCCGCCATTTTCAGTGCCATCCACATGCAGTTTCTAGGCTTCGTGCCTCGTTTCGTACTGGGCCTGATTCTGGGCTACCTCTACGAATGGAGTGGCAATATCCTGGTGCCCATGACGGCCCACTTCACCCAGAATGCCTTCCAACTCCTGCTGGTGTATGTGCAGCAGCAGCAATGGACGGCCTCTGCTTTCGACCCCGACTCCACCGACAGTATACCCTGGTACCTGGTGCTGCTTTCGGTGCTCTTCGTCGGGGCCATCCTCTATTTCCTGCACCAGCGCAGCCAGCAGGGACCCGCCGAAATGCACACGCTCAGCGCTGGTGGCGTAGCCGTGGCTTCACCCGAAACTGCCCCCGCCGAAACCCGTACGCTCGGCAGTAAGGGCATCGAGGCCGACCGTAAGTAA